The following coding sequences lie in one Rickettsia hoogstraalii genomic window:
- a CDS encoding DNA adenine methylase has product MSVNNSNKAQPFLQWVGGKRKIVDQLVKFIPAKLNNYYEPFLGGGALFFQVRDKFKHCYLSDINLELVTSYNAVKKNPDKVSKLLDSYKEKHSKEHYYQVKSNNDSNDPAKITARFIYLNRYSFKGIYRINIDGKPAQTFSGRNYSKSDIASRLKQCSSLLAGTSICAMDFSFIEPQKDDFVYFDPPYHKSGEKFYTRLPFDENEQMRLKDFATELNDKNVKIMISNSDTPFIRNLYKNFNISTIKVKYSILKHNKISDEVVITNY; this is encoded by the coding sequence ATGTCAGTAAATAACTCAAATAAGGCACAACCATTTCTGCAATGGGTTGGTGGTAAAAGAAAAATAGTTGATCAATTAGTTAAATTTATTCCTGCAAAATTAAATAACTACTATGAACCATTCCTTGGAGGCGGTGCTTTATTTTTTCAAGTTAGAGATAAATTTAAACATTGCTATTTATCTGATATTAATCTGGAGCTAGTAACTAGCTATAACGCGGTTAAGAAGAATCCAGATAAAGTTAGTAAATTACTAGACTCCTATAAAGAAAAACACTCTAAAGAACATTATTATCAAGTTAAAAGTAATAATGACAGTAATGACCCAGCAAAGATTACTGCAAGATTTATCTATCTTAATAGATATTCATTTAAAGGCATTTACCGGATTAATATTGATGGCAAACCAGCTCAAACTTTCTCTGGTAGGAATTATAGTAAATCTGATATTGCTTCTCGATTAAAACAATGTAGCAGCTTGCTTGCTGGCACATCTATTTGTGCTATGGATTTTTCTTTCATTGAACCACAAAAAGATGATTTTGTTTATTTTGATCCGCCTTATCATAAATCAGGTGAGAAATTTTATACCAGATTACCCTTTGATGAAAATGAGCAAATGAGACTTAAAGATTTTGCAACAGAGCTCAATGATAAAAATGTTAAAATAATGATTTCTAACAGTGACACTCCCTTTATTAGAAACTTATACAAAAATTTTAATATTAGTACTATTAAGGTTAAATATTCTATCCTTAAGCACAATAAAATATCTGATGAGGTAGTTATTACCAATTATTAA
- a CDS encoding HD domain-containing protein gives MARSQENHQKTIDPIIGKLKPKGIYLELEKVKITALSNCRYSKRLLTKIMLINKISKNMVDLNKIKKAIYFAKKYHGRQKRETGEFYYSHPLEVAYMVSDYLFRTDVIVTSILHDCIEDTLLTKEMIIQEFGHKIANQVEDLTRVKNDKKISSAEIVKILYQQKKKELLLIKLFDRLHNILQTIGAKIPEKGWKIILETLQFFLTIATYLKVPRVARQLYTYCFNIAANYKKLNVLRMLQDKTFISE, from the coding sequence ATGGCAAGAAGTCAAGAAAATCATCAAAAAACTATAGATCCTATTATAGGAAAGTTAAAACCTAAGGGTATATATCTTGAATTAGAAAAAGTAAAAATTACAGCTCTATCAAATTGCCGATATAGTAAAAGGCTATTAACGAAGATCATGCTTATTAATAAGATCTCTAAGAACATGGTTGATCTTAATAAAATTAAAAAAGCAATTTATTTTGCTAAAAAGTATCATGGCAGGCAAAAGAGAGAAACAGGAGAATTCTATTACTCACATCCTTTAGAAGTAGCATACATGGTTTCTGATTATTTATTTAGGACAGATGTTATAGTAACTAGCATATTACATGATTGTATTGAAGATACGTTACTTACTAAAGAAATGATTATACAAGAATTTGGCCATAAGATTGCTAATCAAGTTGAAGATTTAACACGAGTTAAAAATGATAAAAAAATTAGTTCAGCAGAAATAGTTAAAATATTATATCAGCAGAAGAAAAAAGAGTTGCTATTAATTAAATTATTTGATCGATTACATAATATACTACAAACAATCGGAGCTAAAATTCCTGAGAAAGGATGGAAAATAATTTTAGAGACTTTACAATTTTTCTTAACTATTGCTACTTATCTCAAGGTACCGAGAGTTGCAAGGCAATTATATACATATTGCTTTAATATAGCTGCAAATTACAAAAAATTAAATGTACTGAGAATGTTGCAAGATAAAACTTTTATTTCAGAATGA
- a CDS encoding exo-alpha-sialidase has protein sequence MFILETKIEEFILDNSDLKDVHAATIFAFDDKKLTTSFFGKTRSESGKSEENNSIWISLGFKSNNHYQWTTPERIVSPQYFRDHHIPLKQDNGIISCGNPVITFLNNQLLIFSKIGPYPRTWSGILSRSYDQGLTWQKPELLHGILGPARNKPLIYENNILSPCSRESCIDDFSYIEYSSDLHTWNLSNPISFNYMIIYNSCDFSTSI, from the coding sequence ATGTTTATTTTAGAAACAAAAATAGAAGAATTTATTTTAGATAATTCAGATCTAAAAGATGTTCATGCTGCGACCATATTTGCTTTTGATGATAAAAAATTAACAACATCATTTTTTGGTAAAACACGATCTGAATCAGGTAAATCAGAAGAAAATAATAGCATTTGGATCAGTTTAGGATTTAAAAGTAATAATCATTATCAATGGACTACTCCAGAAAGAATCGTTTCACCGCAATATTTCCGTGATCATCATATCCCTCTAAAGCAAGATAATGGGATAATCAGTTGTGGAAATCCAGTAATTACTTTCTTGAATAATCAGTTACTCATTTTTAGTAAAATTGGACCTTATCCAAGAACATGGAGTGGAATATTATCTCGTTCTTATGATCAGGGATTAACATGGCAAAAACCAGAACTATTACATGGTATTCTAGGACCAGCACGTAATAAGCCACTAATTTATGAAAATAATATTTTATCTCCGTGTTCTCGAGAAAGTTGTATTGATGATTTTTCATATATAGAATATTCATCAGATTTACATACATGGAATTTAAGTAATCCTATATCTTTTAATTATATGATTATATATAACAGCTGTGATTTCTCCACCAGCATATGA
- a CDS encoding RND transporter gives MRGKIENFDEAISGVCYYFMRLPRSLRLLAMTLIVLIKNIKNHEYNA, from the coding sequence TTGCGAGGAAAAATTGAAAATTTTGACGAAGCAATCTCAGGAGTTTGTTATTATTTCATGAGATTGCCACGCAGCCTACGGCTGCTCGCAATGACGTTGATTGTGCTAATTAAAAACATAAAAAATCATGAGTATAACGCCTGA
- a CDS encoding sensor histidine kinase translates to MTINNQNQQKDNHNLTKTNWNLQLSPISVTLIPYQQEENIINSTITNYTDIIKYKLELQEANNKLKESELFKRDVVQNMVHGLKIPCNGIFSLVTALYEIEDNPEKKDYLASVVSCAEELLDYYNNILSYLQNNSGLPPIVLNKFDPKQLVNKIIDKAMPIAQRKGLNLSCNFQYDLTNAIISDTYRIGAILEQLIDNAIKFTKEGKVVVTVNMFAISPAVSESEQQHREMVFQFMVHDSGIGLSKEIRQHLHEKIDKFDVAMQYHGLGSGLSFVKRLIGELNGEIEVTSEKGKSTIIVCNIPIKLPLLDDLIYDT, encoded by the coding sequence ATGACAATTAATAACCAAAATCAACAAAAAGATAATCATAATCTTACTAAAACAAATTGGAATCTTCAATTATCTCCCATATCTGTCACATTAATACCATATCAGCAAGAAGAGAATATCATTAACTCGACGATCACAAATTATACTGATATAATTAAATATAAATTAGAATTACAAGAAGCAAATAATAAATTGAAAGAATCTGAGTTATTTAAAAGAGATGTGGTGCAAAATATGGTACATGGATTAAAGATTCCATGTAATGGGATTTTTTCATTAGTAACAGCTCTTTATGAAATAGAAGATAATCCTGAAAAAAAGGATTATTTAGCTAGTGTGGTAAGTTGTGCTGAAGAATTACTGGATTATTATAACAATATACTTAGTTATCTACAGAACAATTCTGGATTACCTCCTATAGTTTTAAATAAGTTTGATCCAAAACAGTTGGTAAATAAGATTATTGATAAAGCGATGCCAATAGCTCAACGTAAGGGATTAAATTTATCTTGTAATTTTCAGTATGATTTAACAAATGCTATAATTAGTGATACTTATCGAATAGGGGCAATATTAGAGCAGTTAATAGATAACGCTATTAAATTTACTAAAGAAGGTAAAGTTGTGGTAACAGTGAACATGTTTGCTATTAGTCCAGCCGTTTCAGAATCAGAACAACAACACAGAGAAATGGTATTCCAATTTATGGTGCATGATAGTGGTATTGGTCTGTCTAAAGAAATCAGGCAACATCTTCATGAAAAGATTGATAAATTTGATGTTGCTATGCAATATCATGGACTTGGATCAGGATTAAGTTTTGTAAAGCGTCTAATTGGTGAGTTAAATGGAGAGATTGAAGTAACAAGTGAAAAAGGTAAAAGTACTATTATTGTCTGTAATATACCAATTAAGTTACCTCTTCTTGATGATCTGATTTATGATACATAA
- a CDS encoding ankyrin repeat domain-containing protein, producing the protein MTHGANPNATNCHGVISLHCAAKNGNLDLAKLLAKNGADVNAKTDRIETPLHYAVKSGNLYLVKWLIENQANIHAKTDNGETVLHYAVSVGSSDLVYLLIAYGADVNAKTDNGLTALHYAVESGNLALVSLLIVYGADVNAKTNSGETPLHYAIMFDSLDLVPLLIHSGADVNTKNNSGETVLNSIMEFNNCNILKSFILGGADINLETMLPDDQTDSIINLCGDLRIS; encoded by the coding sequence ATCACACATGGTGCTAATCCTAATGCTACAAATTGTCATGGTGTAATATCATTACACTGTGCTGCTAAGAATGGTAACTTAGATTTAGCGAAATTATTAGCTAAAAATGGTGCTGATGTTAATGCTAAAACTGATCGTATCGAAACACCATTGCACTATGCTGTTAAGTCTGGTAACTTATACTTAGTAAAGTGGTTGATTGAAAATCAAGCTAATATTCATGCTAAAACCGATAATGGTGAAACAGTATTACACTATGCTGTTAGTGTTGGTAGCTCAGATTTAGTATACTTACTAATTGCCTATGGTGCTGATGTTAATGCTAAAACCGATAATGGTCTAACAGCATTACACTATGCTGTTGAGTCTGGTAACTTAGCGTTAGTATCATTGCTAATAGTCTATGGTGCTGATGTCAATGCTAAAACTAATAGTGGTGAAACACCATTACACTATGCTATTATGTTTGATAGCTTAGATTTAGTACCATTGCTAATTCACAGTGGTGCTGATGTCAATACTAAAAATAATAGTGGTGAAACAGTATTAAACAGTATTATGGAGTTTAACAATTGTAATATTTTAAAATCTTTCATATTAGGCGGTGCAGACATTAATTTAGAAACAATGTTACCAGATGATCAGACAGACAGTATAATCAATTTGTGCGGTGATTTACGTATCAGTTAA
- a CDS encoding MFS transporter, whose protein sequence is MRPVGAIIFGLVGDIIGRKATVIITTFLMSSSCLAMALVPTYAEKGLIATVIVITCRIIQGLSSMSEIVGAQLYLLEITKPPIQYPIVLMTSVFANLGGMIALAVASLVTSFGFNWRIAFLLGTIIAIVGAVARTALRETPEFADARRRVKKNITLIQKTIDNPLKDNLIYNERVNLKTVFFLFYY, encoded by the coding sequence ATGAGACCTGTTGGAGCCATAATTTTTGGCTTAGTTGGTGACATAATTGGTCGTAAAGCAACTGTAATTATTACTACATTCTTAATGTCGTCTTCATGTCTTGCAATGGCCCTTGTCCCAACTTATGCTGAGAAAGGACTCATTGCTACTGTAATAGTTATAACATGTCGTATTATTCAAGGTCTATCTTCTATGAGTGAAATAGTTGGAGCACAACTATACTTACTAGAAATAACAAAACCTCCTATACAATATCCTATTGTTTTAATGACATCAGTATTTGCTAATTTAGGAGGAATGATAGCCTTAGCTGTTGCATCTTTAGTCACCTCATTTGGATTTAATTGGCGTATAGCGTTTTTGCTTGGAACTATAATAGCAATTGTTGGAGCAGTTGCCAGAACTGCTTTACGGGAAACTCCTGAATTTGCTGATGCAAGACGTCGTGTTAAGAAAAATATCACTTTAATACAAAAAACTATAGATAATCCATTAAAAGATAATCTTATTTATAATGAAAGGGTCAATCTAAAAACAGTCTTTTTTTTATTTTATTATTAA
- the rho gene encoding transcription termination factor Rho — protein MNTTNKESTEELNNTESNNNHNNFAENGNIINLKQLKRKLPEELQAQAEELKIENINSLLKQELVFAILKKSVEQGGLIVGEGVLEVLPDGFGFLRSPEVNYLAGPDDIYISPSQVRRFGLRTGDTVEGQIRAPKAGERYFALLKVNRVNFEDPSKAYHRVHFDNLTPLYPDEKLGLELENNSKDSKDFSTRVIELVAPMGKGQRALIVAPPRTGKTVLLQNIAHAITTNNPEVFLIVLLIDERPEEVTDMQRSVRGEVVSSTFDEPASRHVQLAEMVIEKAKRLVEHKKDVVILVDAITRLARAYNTVVPSSGKVLTGGVDANALQRPKRFFGAARNIENGGSLTIIGTALIETGSRMDEVIFEEFKGTGNSEIVLDRKIADKRIYPAIDITRSGTRKEDLLVDKIILNKMWVLRRIIDPMGSSEAIEFLLKKLENTKTNNEFFEMMKSPERPKNGL, from the coding sequence ATAACAATCATAATAATTTTGCAGAAAACGGTAATATTATTAATTTAAAACAATTAAAACGTAAATTACCGGAGGAACTACAAGCTCAAGCAGAAGAATTAAAAATCGAAAATATTAATTCATTACTTAAACAAGAATTAGTTTTTGCAATTTTGAAAAAATCCGTAGAGCAGGGAGGTTTAATAGTGGGAGAAGGGGTACTTGAAGTACTACCTGACGGATTTGGTTTTTTACGTTCGCCAGAAGTAAACTATTTAGCAGGTCCTGATGATATTTATATTTCTCCTAGTCAAGTTCGTCGTTTTGGTCTGCGTACCGGTGATACGGTAGAAGGTCAGATCAGAGCTCCAAAAGCCGGAGAACGTTATTTTGCTTTACTGAAAGTCAATAGAGTAAATTTTGAAGACCCTTCTAAAGCTTATCATCGTGTTCATTTTGATAATTTAACTCCCTTATATCCTGATGAAAAACTAGGATTAGAACTTGAAAATAATAGTAAAGATAGTAAGGATTTTAGTACACGAGTTATTGAACTTGTTGCCCCTATGGGTAAAGGACAACGTGCATTAATAGTAGCACCGCCTCGTACAGGTAAAACCGTATTATTACAAAATATAGCACATGCAATTACAACTAATAATCCGGAAGTATTTTTAATAGTACTGTTAATAGACGAAAGACCTGAAGAAGTAACCGATATGCAACGTTCCGTGCGTGGAGAGGTTGTTAGCTCTACTTTCGATGAACCAGCAAGTAGGCACGTGCAGCTTGCAGAAATGGTTATTGAAAAAGCAAAGCGTTTAGTAGAACATAAAAAAGACGTGGTAATTTTAGTAGATGCGATAACACGTTTAGCTCGTGCTTATAATACCGTAGTGCCGTCATCAGGGAAAGTATTAACGGGCGGTGTTGATGCTAATGCACTACAAAGACCGAAAAGATTTTTCGGAGCAGCAAGAAATATCGAAAATGGCGGCTCGCTTACTATAATCGGTACGGCTTTAATTGAAACCGGTTCTCGTATGGATGAGGTAATTTTTGAGGAGTTTAAAGGTACAGGTAATTCCGAGATAGTTCTAGATCGTAAGATTGCCGATAAGCGTATTTATCCGGCTATTGATATAACTAGATCAGGAACTAGAAAAGAAGATTTATTAGTAGATAAAATAATATTAAATAAAATGTGGGTTCTTCGTCGTATTATCGATCCGATGGGTAGCAGTGAGGCAATAGAATTTTTACTCAAAAAACTTGAAAATACTAAAACCAACAATGAGTTTTTTGAGATGATGAAGAGTCCTGAACGCCCTAAAAACGGTTTATAG
- a CDS encoding HU family DNA-binding protein produces the protein MVTKNYLIDKVHDKLNYLSKEDVKDSVDLILDYLSRSLKEQERIEIRNFGNFSIRKRKFPESNKFYNIVYYRMPKNLFKE, from the coding sequence ATGGTTACTAAGAATTATTTAATAGATAAAGTACATGATAAGCTGAATTATCTTTCCAAAGAAGATGTTAAAGATTCAGTAGATTTAATCTTAGATTATTTAAGTCGGTCTCTCAAAGAACAAGAGCGTATCGAAATTAGAAATTTTGGTAACTTCTCCATCCGCAAACGCAAATTCCCTGAAAGCAATAAATTCTATAATATTGTTTATTACAGAATGCCTAAAAATTTATTTAAGGAGTAG
- the sppA gene encoding signal peptide peptidase SppA has product MSITPDYLIERRQIKSRLLIWKLAAIILIAIVFLLVGKDFAPKEVLPINSNEDYIASVLIDEIILEDEKRDKKLKEIIDDSHINALIVNVNSPGGTVVGSEKIYNILRKISEKKPVVIVMGTMATSGGYLISLGGDYIISHNGTITGSIGVILQTAEVTELAQKLGIKFNNFKSSELKAVPNPTEKLTEAVRVAIMENIEDTYNFFLELVSERRNLPIEEVKKLADGRVYSGRQALKLKLVDAIGSEDTALKWLQEVKKINANLLVKDYQLKPKPKLMDIILEDFDSIAPSFFKNSFNGIKAIF; this is encoded by the coding sequence ATGAGTATAACGCCTGATTATTTAATTGAAAGAAGACAAATAAAATCTCGTTTGTTAATTTGGAAACTAGCAGCTATTATTTTAATTGCTATCGTATTCTTACTAGTCGGTAAAGATTTTGCTCCAAAAGAGGTTTTACCTATTAATAGTAATGAAGACTATATAGCTTCCGTATTAATAGATGAAATAATTCTTGAAGACGAAAAGCGTGACAAAAAGCTCAAAGAAATAATCGATGATTCTCATATTAACGCGTTAATAGTTAACGTAAATTCTCCCGGCGGTACGGTAGTCGGCTCTGAAAAAATTTATAATATCTTACGTAAAATATCTGAGAAAAAGCCGGTAGTAATCGTTATGGGAACAATGGCTACAAGCGGCGGTTATTTAATCTCTCTCGGAGGTGATTATATTATTAGCCATAACGGAACTATTACGGGTTCAATCGGTGTAATACTACAAACAGCCGAGGTAACAGAGCTTGCTCAAAAATTGGGAATTAAGTTTAATAATTTCAAATCGAGTGAATTAAAAGCTGTCCCAAATCCTACCGAAAAACTGACGGAAGCAGTGCGGGTAGCCATTATGGAAAATATAGAAGATACTTATAATTTTTTCCTTGAACTTGTTTCAGAGAGGCGTAATCTTCCTATAGAAGAAGTAAAAAAGCTCGCAGACGGACGAGTATATTCAGGTCGTCAGGCTTTAAAGTTAAAGCTTGTGGATGCTATAGGCTCGGAAGATACTGCATTAAAATGGTTACAGGAAGTTAAGAAAATTAATGCTAATCTACTAGTTAAAGATTATCAATTAAAACCAAAACCAAAATTAATGGACATAATACTTGAAGATTTTGATAGTATAGCACCTAGTTTTTTTAAAAATAGTTTTAACGGAATCAAAGCGATTTTTTAA
- a CDS encoding bifunctional (p)ppGpp synthetase/guanosine-3',5'-bis(diphosphate) 3'-pyrophosphohydrolase: protein MLYQNITNNSCINQALELYHQYCSDKTTYPDQIHTITKALQLDSSSFIAVLLHENIQHLNLEDYNHFNNIIIYLVDVINKLSTINYKPYAEQYIHFHELLLTINPKLQETAILTSLVPLLHKVSIFNLEYNNIDAQHISKIITNCYIPYLLSYTAHNDLAYLLQDLCFKIQYPEERNRILHYMHWLYPDIDNIIHNIEQQFRNIFRKLNIKASLSYRIKSPYSIWIKTLVKDIHITALNDILAFRAIVPNKKACYNFSKLIHLHYNTITSQFVDYIRYPKNNGYQSIHLVISGGSNKGNIELQIRSTTMHRQTQCGSAHHTYKANKYYVSRTNNNVSVILH, encoded by the coding sequence ATGTTATATCAAAATATCACCAATAATTCATGCATTAATCAAGCTTTAGAGTTATACCATCAATACTGCTCTGATAAAACAACCTATCCTGACCAAATACATACCATTACAAAAGCATTACAACTAGATTCTTCCTCATTCATAGCAGTACTATTACATGAAAATATACAACATCTTAATCTAGAAGATTATAATCATTTTAATAATATTATTATATATCTAGTTGATGTTATTAATAAATTATCTACTATTAACTATAAACCATATGCTGAGCAATATATTCATTTTCATGAGCTGTTACTAACTATTAATCCCAAACTACAGGAAACGGCAATATTAACTTCGCTTGTTCCATTATTACATAAGGTTAGTATCTTTAACCTTGAGTATAATAATATCGATGCTCAGCATATATCAAAGATCATCACTAATTGTTATATCCCTTATCTTTTATCATATACAGCACACAATGACCTTGCTTATCTTTTACAAGATTTATGTTTTAAGATTCAATATCCTGAAGAACGTAATAGAATTCTTCATTATATGCATTGGCTATATCCTGACATAGATAATATAATTCACAATATAGAACAGCAATTCAGAAATATATTTAGAAAACTAAATATAAAAGCAAGCCTAAGCTACAGAATTAAGTCCCCATATTCTATATGGATAAAAACACTTGTTAAAGATATCCATATTACAGCACTTAATGATATTTTGGCTTTTAGAGCAATTGTACCAAATAAAAAAGCATGTTACAATTTTTCTAAATTAATTCATCTACATTATAATACCATAACATCACAGTTTGTTGATTATATTAGATATCCTAAGAATAATGGATATCAATCAATACATTTAGTCATATCAGGTGGTAGTAATAAAGGTAATATTGAACTTCAAATACGCTCTACCACTATGCATAGGCAAACACAATGCGGTAGTGCACATCACACTTATAAAGCAAATAAGTATTATGTATCTCGTACTAATAATAATGTCAGTGTAATATTACATTAA